In Cydia strobilella chromosome 8, ilCydStro3.1, whole genome shotgun sequence, one DNA window encodes the following:
- the LOC134743445 gene encoding uncharacterized protein LOC134743445: MKTAICLVFLLVAAAAASEKKTTEKKAEPLDKKLDKRGLLNLGYGYGISGLDIGHIGSSHGIGGAYNFIDEGAIAHHGYGIPLGEHTDVTRTITLVKGVPVAYPVDRPVPYPVEKHVPYPVKVPFPQPYEVIKHVPVHVKEYVKVPVHVPAPYPVEKKVPYPVHVPVDRPYPVKVLVPQPYPVEKHIPYPVKVPVPQPYPVEKHVPYPVEVKVPVPQPYPVVKHVGYPVKVPVDRPYPVHVPAPYPVEKPVPVAVPVEKPVPYPVEVPVDRPYPVPVDKPYPVPVKVPVPEPYPVYKHVPYAVDRPVAYPVKVPVDRPYPVHVEKHIPIAVEKPYPVPVKVPVYLNNEHYDQYDHSHSHLNYGGSYYEH, translated from the exons ATGAAAACAGCG ATCTGTTTAGTTTTCCTGCTGGTAGCAGCCGCTGCTGCCAGTGAGAAGAAGACTACAGAGAAAAAGGCTGAGCCTTTGGACAAGAAGTTGGACAAACGTGGTCTCCTGAACCTCGGTTACGGATACGGAATCAGCGGCCTTGATATCGGCCACATCGGCAGCTCTCACGGTATCGGTGGCGcttacaatttcatcgacgaagGCGCCATCGCCCATCACGGCTACGGTATCCCTCTCGGTGAACACACCGATGTGACCAGGACCATCACTCTGGTCAAGGGTGTACCCGTCGCGTACCCGGTCGATAGACCTGTGCCATATCCCGTTGAGAAGCACGTGCCATACCCCGTCAAGGTCCCCTTCCCCCAGCCGTACGAGGTCATCAAACACGTGCCAGTTCACGTGAAGGAGTACGTCAAGGTCCCAGTCCACGTCCCCGCTCCGTACCCGGTAGAGAAGAAGGTGCCTTACCCCGTCCACGTGCCCGTAGACAGGCCCTACCCCGTCAAGGTGTTGGTGCCCCAGCCCTACCCAGTTGAGAAGCACATCCCTTACCCGGTCAAGGTACCAGTGCCGCAGCCCTACCCCGTGGAGAAACACGTGCCATACCCAGTTGAAGTTAAAGTACCAGTGCCCCAGCCCTACCCAGTCGTGAAGCACGTCGGCTACCCCGTCAAAGTGCCTGTCGACAGGCCTTACCCCGTGCACGTACCTGCCCCGTACCCCGTTGAGAAGCCCGTGCCAGTAGCTGTTCCCGTTGAGAAACCCGTCCCCTACCCCGTGGAAGTTCCCGTCGACAGGCCTTACCCCGTCCCAGTAGACAAGCCTTACCCCGTGCCCGTGAAGGTGCCCGTCCCAGAGCCTTACCCAGTGTACAAGCACGTCCCATACGCGGTCGACAGGCCCGTCGCCTACCCCGTCAAGGTCCCCGTCGACAGGCCCTACCCCGTCCATGTTGAGAAGCACATCCCCATCGCTGTGGAGAAGCCCTACCCCGTGCCCGTGAAGGTGCCCGTCTACCTCAACAACGAGCACTACGACCAATACGACCATTCCCACAGTCACCTCAACTACGGAGGCTCATACTACGAGCACTAA